A stretch of the Halorussus lipolyticus genome encodes the following:
- a CDS encoding DUF7503 family protein: protein MAHTENVTEWLSEHPRMMGALWMVMLLLAESGSAVAGTGGMKMGP from the coding sequence ATGGCACACACGGAAAACGTCACGGAATGGCTTTCGGAACACCCGCGGATGATGGGCGCGCTCTGGATGGTAATGCTTCTGCTGGCAGAATCGGGGAGTGCAGTTGCCGGAACCGGCGGAATGAAGATGGGTCCCTAA